A stretch of Tripterygium wilfordii isolate XIE 37 chromosome 11, ASM1340144v1, whole genome shotgun sequence DNA encodes these proteins:
- the LOC120009679 gene encoding glutathione S-transferase T3-like — MDPNSPSHHHHASMSNDVDDVSQQPRVNPIQWPTDLTFCPSQMNAAQAAAFASFFQQQFSAQQHPSVNLMQANATVQFQGPSDSRMPSSQTGSRSTQGSNRKSPNWKVNEDVALCQAWVRISEDPIIGNGQAHDAFWFSIWTEFKLRTPGTERVQRACENRWAIIQADVSKWRAIVKRVQRVRASGTNPNDEWGAALMVFKKDHGRDFKLIHCWEILRTCSKWHISTDEKEARDVGRGGKGGNNRSRFSNSSHGLPVHNVSASSSLGLDDYPNSYSPTIDPTRDPTPTSESPVHMVGNNDMVHISREPAITRPLGRKAAKEKRRRSIGTGSQASSAASEKLSATVNAWRESSESRLDSLKQISEEQAFHATKMAKLDALEKALKITTQFADAEKGLLSIDSDLNRDEIISRQLARVKDLDDLDKEFKRIRALEYSPKSATRLREGMEGTNLDPVNLYNRFNASDPPDVEWIYLNGILNTVKYELAFDNSGNV; from the exons ATGGATCCCAATTCTCCCTCACACCACCATCATGCATCGATGAgcaatgatgttgatgatgtcaGTCAGCAACCAAGGGTCAATCCAATACAATGGCCCACTGATTTGACATTCTGCCCGTCACAAATGAATGCCGCACAAGCAGCTGCCTTTGCATCATTCTTTCAGCAGCAATTTAGTGCTCAACAACATCCATCGGTCAACCTAATGCAAGCAAATGCAACGGTACAGTTTCAAGGACCTTCTGATTCTCGAATGCCCTCCTCACAAACCGGATCCCGATCAACACAGGGGTCCAATCGAAAATCTCCTAATTGGAAGGTGAATGAGGATGTCGCACTCTGTCAAGCATGGGTCAGAATTTCAGAAGACCCGATTATTGGAAATGGACAAGCTCATGATGCGTTCTGGTTTAGCATATGGACTGAATTCAAATTGCGGACGCCAGGGACAGAACGTGTTCAAAGAGCGTGCGAGAATAGATGGGCTATCATTCAAGCAGATGTTTCAAAGTGGAGGGCCATCGTGAAGAGGGTTCAAAGAGTTAGGGCAAGTGGGACTAATCCAAATGACGAG TGGGGAGCTGCCTTAATGGTCTTCAAAAAAGACCATGGAAGAGATTTCAAACTCATACATTGTTGGGAGATACTTCGCACATGCTCAAAATGGCATATTTCTACCGATGAGAAAGAGGCAAGGGATGTTGGCCGGGGCGGCAAAGGTGGCAATAATCGATCAAGGTTTTCGAACAGTTCTCATGGATTGCCAGTTCATAATGTCTCTGCATCATCCTCACTGGGGCTCGATGATTATCCCAATTCTTACAGCCCTACCATTGATCCTACCCGTGATCCCACACCAACATCTGAATCACCTGTTCACATGGTCGGAAACAATGATATGGTGCACATCAGTCGTGAGCCAGCCATCACTAGACCATTAGGGCGAAAAGCAGCAAAGGAGAAACGTCGTCGCAGCATAGGAACTGGATCTCAAGCGTCATCCGCTgcaagtgaaaagctctcaGCCACTGTGAATGCTTGGAGAGAATCATCAGAGAGTAGATTAGATTCACTTAAGCAAATTAGTGAGGAGCAAGCATTCCATGCGACAAAGATGGCTAAGTTGGATGCTCTAGAGAAAGCTCTCAAGATCACCACGCAGTTTGCGGATGCTGAGAAGGGGTTGTTGTCCATAGATTCAGATCTGAACAGAGATGAAATAATATCTAGGCAGCTGGCAAGGGTGAAAGATCTTGACGATTTAGACAAAGAGTTCAAAA GGATTCGAGCATTAGAGTACTCGCCGAAAAGTGCTACAAGATTGCGTGAAGGAATGGAAGGGACGAATTTGGATCCAGTAAATCTTTACAACCGATTCAATGCATCAGATCCACCAG ATGTCGAATGGATTTATTTGAATGGAATACTTAATACTGTGAAGTATGAACTTGCATTTGATAATTCTGGGAATGTATAA
- the LOC120008732 gene encoding putative nuclease HARBI1, giving the protein MAGPSNWQFQQQIMEQFLALQQQEIDDINMIEQGIADLEENEPSRVSRRTFINRDRVKAHNELVKKYFAVDCIYPQRMFRRRFRMRRELFHRIRADIEVVEPYFQLKYDCTGRAGFTSIQKITAALRILAYGNPIDREDEALSIAETTATETVRIFCRTIIDMYSEQYLRSPNERDLIRLIDENKSRGFPGMIGSLDCMHWEWKNCPTAWHGQYVGHYGRPTMVLEAVASQDLWIWHSFFGMPGSYNDISVLDHSPLFDRFIQCQTPNIPYEVNGRMYHIPYYLTDCIYPHYATLVQTLKHPKNEMEKHFAKKQEAARKDVERAFGVLQSKWAITQGPVRFWDEETVTNIMNCCIILHNMIIKDERHLNIEPWQPVLGEVMPSDLLEHDEGLLGCFISSRMQQVRDRSVNGRLRNDLMIHLWNNFGGETAHM; this is encoded by the coding sequence ATGGCAGGTCCTTCTAATTGGCAATTTCAAcaacaaattatggaacaatttTTGGCTCTACAACAACAAGAGATTGATGACATTAACATGATAGAGCAAGGTATTGCAGATTTAGAGGAGAACGAGCCATCTAGAGTTTCTAGACGCACATTCATAAATCGTGATCGTGTCAAAGCGCACAACGAGCTTGTCAAGAAGTACTTTGCTGTGGACTGCATTTACCCACAACGCATGTTTCGACGCCGCTTCCGAATGCGAAGGGAGTTGTTCCATCGTATTCGAGCCGACATAGAAGTGGTTGAACCTTATTTTCAGTTGAAATATGATTGCACTGGTAGGGCAGGTTTTACATCCAtccaaaaaattacagcagcctTGCGCATTCTTGCTTACGGAAATCCCATTGACCGTGAGGATGAAGCTCTTAGCATTGCGGAGACAACGGCAACCGAGACTGTTCGTATCTTTTGTCGGACAATCATTGACATGTACTCTGAGCAATATCTAAGATCTCCCAATGAACGAGACCTGATTCGATTGATAGATGAGAATAAATCTCGTGGGTTTCCAGGGATGATCGGGTCTTTAGATTGTATGCACTGGGAATGGAAAAATTGTCCTACTGCTTGGCATGGCCAGTACGTTGGTCACTATGGGAGGCCCACAATGGTGCTAGAGGCTGTTGCATCTCAAGATCTTTGGATATGGCATTCTTTCTTCGGTATGCCTGGATCGTACAATGATATATCCGTTCTTGACCACTCGCCGCTTTTCGACAGGTTCATTCAATGTCAAACACCAAACATTCCGTACGAAGTAAATGGAAGGATGTATCACATTCCCTACTACTTAACTGATTGCATATACCCTCACTATGCCACATTGGTCCAAACACTCAAGCACCCGAAAAATGAGATGGAGAAACATTTTGCAAAAAAACAGGAAGCGGCAAGAAAGGATGTCGAAAGAGCTTTCGGTGTGTTGCAATCAAAATGGGCAATAACTCAGGGTCCGGTTCGATTTTGGGATGAAGAAACTGTCACAAATATTATGAACTGTTGCATTATTCTTCATAATATGATCATCAAAGATGAGCGGCATTTGAATATCGAACCATGGCAGCCTGTTCTCGGTGAAGTAATGCCATCCGACCTACTTGAGCATGATGAAGGGCTGCTGGGATGTTTCATATCTTCACGCATGCAGCAAGTTCGTGATAGGTCCGTCAATGGTAGGCTTCGAAATGACCTTATGATCCATCTTTGGAATAATTTTGGTGGAGAGACTGCCCATATGTAA